The genomic region CCGTCATTATCAATCGATGTGATCAGTATTTCACCAGCACCGCGATCCTCAAGTTCTCGTGCCCAAGAAACGACTTCTCGTCCCGTATCCTTAGAACCAGAATGGCTAAAGCAAATCCAATCACTCCTAGATTTACGCTTTACATCAATGCTTGACACAACACACTGTGTCCCATAACGACGTGCTATATCAGTTATTAAGGATGGTGAACTGTAAGCTGCTGTGTTAACTACAATCTTGTCAGCACCTGATCGAAGTAGATTTTGAACATGATCAAGTAGATTTTGAACATGATCAATATTAGTGACTCCACCACCGACTGCAAAAGGCACAAAGCATTCCTGACTAAAGTCAGCAATGGATTCAAAATCGGGAGATTCACCCGTAGTATTGGCTGTAATATCCACCAATATCAACTCGTCAACATCACGCTGGTTGTACACTTTAATTGCGGGTAAAACTGAACCTACTCTTCGCCAACTATTAAATCGAGTTCCCTTGACCAGTCCAAACTGTTTCCACAACAGGGTTGGTATTACCCGCACTTTTAGCATGGCTGACCATCAAGAAAATTACGTAGAAGTTGTATCCCAGCCCGAGAACTTTTCTCTGGGTGGAATTGTGTACCCCAGACCCTTCCGAGTCCTATTGCTGCCGTAAATGAAATATCATATTCAGCCCTCGCCAGCACAGTACTTTGTTCGTCTGGCATAAACACGTAGCTGTGTACAAAGTAAAAGTCTGTACCATCACTAATGCCATTTAAAAGACATAGTTTCGAGTCTAGCTTAGTAATGTTGTTCCAGCCCACATGAGGAACTCGCAAAGAACAGCCTTGAGATTTAAGACTCACCACTCGTCCAGGGATCAACCCCAAGCCTTCCGTCCCAGTGGTCGAATCTAATGTACCCTCCAAACCAACATTGGCCAGGAGTTGCATGCCAAGGCAAATTCCTAATAAGGGTCGGTGATAGCTAGTGACTTCTTCTTTAATTGCATCTACCCAACCTCCTTTTACCAAAACTTGCATGCAGTCAGTGAAGTTACCAACGCCAGGTAAAATAAGTGCATCAACTGCATGGAGATCAATGGCACGGTCAATTAGAACAGGTTTAGACCTTAGCTGTTCAACGGCCGTTGCAATAGACCCCAGATTACCAACACCGTAGTCAATAATTCCTACCTTCATAAATTGTCACCCGAAAAAAACAATCTGCTTGTTCGAGGGAACGTCATCGCCACCTTGGAACTAAATACTTTCTGGGACGCACTACATTACAATTAGCACATAGATCAGGATAATTCTTGTTCATAATCAGTTCTCTTAAATACTGATATTTACTACCCGTAAATAATTCTTTTATGTCGTCAGTGAGAATATTTCCCATAGGCAGTTTTGATGTCAGATCATAACAGCAGGGAACTATTGTACCGTCTGCACGAATAGTCAGAGTGTGTTCAATATGATCACATTCAACTGAATCTGTCCCATCAACTTCCCAAACCGTGTATTCTTCAGATACATTCATATGTGGCCAGACCATTGCATATGTGGGCTTAAATTCATCCACTTTATCCTCAAAGATTTCTTTTAACCATGTTGGAACTTCTGGTTGAATCTCTGAATTTCTCTGAATCTAAAAATTGTGTTGTGGAAATTGCCACTCTGATTGGATGTCTTAATTCTTCCTTTTTAGTTAAAAAGTGAGTGATGTTGTTTATTACTCGTGAAGATGAAGAGTTTACACGTATCTGTTGATTTTCACTTTTATTTAAACCATCAAGGCTAAACTCAATGAGGTCTAGAGGAGTAGATAGTAAGGATTCACACTTGCTTTGACTCAAAAGCATTGCATTGGAAACCATTTTTATAAAGAAGGGTTTTATAGACTTAATAGCAGTAATCATTTGGCAAATTGATTTGTTTAAAAGAGGTTCGCCACCATGATATAGAACTACAACTTCAACTTCATCTTTATACTTCGACAAATTTTCTAAAACCTTCTCAAAAATTATATCACTCATGATGTCACGAGTCATTTCAACAGTCCCAGTTGGGCAGTGACTACATGCAAGATTACACTTGCTTGCAGGTTCGATTCTCACAACCTTTAGTTTTGGCATTTTGTTTTTCCCAAGCATTACTAAGATTTGTTGGCGTTGCTGAAAAGTGCTTATAAAGTCTCATAAGTTGTCGTAATTAACCTTGGTTAAGTTTCCATCATTATCCTTAATCAGAGATCCTGAAACATCTCGTTTGAATATTTTCTTGTTCGTAAATCTATCGCACACAGTAGTAAATTCTGGAACCGTCATACCCAAAGGACGTAATATGTCCTCAAGGGACTTACCCAAATATTCCCAGGGAAATTGACCATCAAGACGTTTCACTATGTCTAAGCCATCCTGGCGAGTTAGACGTTCTCTTCGAATATGTAAACAGGCCAGATCCGTAGCGCGTCCGAAGCCAAACTTTAAAAACTTGAAATAGTCGTGAATACCGGTCTGGTGATTGTCCAAATTCTCATAATTAACCATCGATCCTTCAACGGATTTAGAGTAAGTTGTAAAACCATTAGCTATGGCAATCAGCCCATTAGATAAACCATCCCAAGGTAGATAATGACCTAGGAAAAGCCCCGTCACACCGACCCGCGCCAGCTCGTCATCACTTGGATAGGTGTAGTGAATCAAATGCTTTGCTTCAATTCCGTCTTGTCCAATCAGATCCGATACACGCATCCCTAATAAACCGCCAAACTCCTCTAGCCATCTCCGTGTAAGTACATTGTTTTCTGACGCAGCAGCAGGACCACCATACTCGTTTTGTGAGTTTTCACCCCATATAATCAAAGGAACATTAAATTGGACAGCAGCGCGCACCGGTATAGTAAAAATACCCACATGTTCCGGCCAGGATATGTCTCCTACTTGAGTCAGTCCTATACGATTGAGTTTAGACCTCACCAAAGGATTTGGTGTAACCTCAATATAATCTACTCCTA from Cylindrospermopsis curvispora GIHE-G1 harbors:
- the hisF gene encoding imidazole glycerol phosphate synthase subunit HisF encodes the protein MLKVRVIPTLLWKQFGLVKGTRFNSWRRVGSVLPAIKVYNQRDVDELILVDITANTTGESPDFESIADFSQECFVPFAVGGGVTNIDHVQNLLDHVQNLLRSGADKIVVNTAAYSSPSLITDIARRYGTQCVVSSIDVKRKSRSDWICFSHSGSKDTGREVVSWARELEDRGAGEILITSIDNDGMMQGYDLSLIETVSQSVKIPVIASGGAGNYNHMIQAIKQSGASAVAAASMFHFTEQTPAGAKEAMKKAGIPVRLNFATT
- the hisH gene encoding imidazole glycerol phosphate synthase subunit HisH — translated: MKVGIIDYGVGNLGSIATAVEQLRSKPVLIDRAIDLHAVDALILPGVGNFTDCMQVLVKGGWVDAIKEEVTSYHRPLLGICLGMQLLANVGLEGTLDSTTGTEGLGLIPGRVVSLKSQGCSLRVPHVGWNNITKLDSKLCLLNGISDGTDFYFVHSYVFMPDEQSTVLARAEYDISFTAAIGLGRVWGTQFHPEKSSRAGIQLLRNFLDGQPC
- a CDS encoding SPASM domain-containing protein yields the protein MNVSEEYTVWEVDGTDSVECDHIEHTLTIRADGTIVPCCYDLTSKLPMGNILTDDIKELFTGSKYQYLRELIMNKNYPDLCANCNVVRPRKYLVPRWR
- a CDS encoding radical SAM protein, whose product is MPKLKVVRIEPASKCNLACSHCPTGTVEMTRDIMSDIIFEKVLENLSKYKDEVEVVVLYHGGEPLLNKSICQMITAIKSIKPFFIKMVSNAMLLSQSKCESLLSTPLDLIEFSLDGLNKSENQQIRVNSSSSRVINNITHFLTKKEELRHPIRVAISTTQFLDSEKFRDSTRSSNMVKRNL
- a CDS encoding N-acetyl sugar amidotransferase, with the protein product MLTYCKRCVMPSTKPDLFLDEEGVCNACRSYERRREVDWDARYKELILLLDKYRSRDGTNWDCIVPVSGGKDSTYQVVRMLQLGLNPLCVTSTTCDLSPIGRRNIENLKQLGVDYIEVTPNPLVRSKLNRIGLTQVGDISWPEHVGIFTIPVRAAVQFNVPLIIWGENSQNEYGGPAAASENNVLTRRWLEEFGGLLGMRVSDLIGQDGIEAKHLIHYTYPSDDELARVGVTGLFLGHYLPWDGLSNGLIAIANGFTTYSKSVEGSMVNYENLDNHQTGIHDYFKFLKFGFGRATDLACLHIRRERLTRQDGLDIVKRLDGQFPWEYLGKSLEDILRPLGMTVPEFTTVCDRFTNKKIFKRDVSGSLIKDNDGNLTKVNYDNL